One genomic segment of Tripterygium wilfordii isolate XIE 37 chromosome 9, ASM1340144v1, whole genome shotgun sequence includes these proteins:
- the LOC120005941 gene encoding protein FAR1-RELATED SEQUENCE 5-like, whose product MTSDDPRTVTTNDDDDPRTTMTQVNPYMEDHSQVVNMMVDSEKDWTPYMEMEFDTLDEAWEHWCHYGKQVGFSTRKSFLNRSKLDEKVTTRGSVCSKHGVRLEDKRRVHSSHRDETRTNCHARLLVRLKRESVRSAGIKPKDAHELMSREAGGRDSLGYIANDHKTYLKTRREKAMKYGEAGCILRYFQDEQINNPSFHYVVQLDNEEQITNFFWADARMIIDYGYFGDVVTFGTTYGTNKNLRPLGVFIGFNHHKGVAIFGAALLYNKIVDSFKWLFRSFLDAQNGKRPQTIFTDQDATMARALKDEMPNTFHGLCNWHIMQNAIKHLGNRMKDDDSSLLKDFKKCMFEYESETEFEEAWKILRETYSVQDSSWLDGIYQLKEKWAKCHLKKAFTLGMRSTQLSESLNADVKDYLKSDLNIVDFFEQFERVVRQKREKELLAEFNSREKIPTLSLKRSAILQQAARRWTREAKLGYTVHNEEIVEGNHSMELI is encoded by the exons ATGACGAGCGACGACCCACGAACGGTGACCACGAACGACGACGACGACCCACGAACGACAATGACCCAAGTGAATCCTTACATGGAAGACCACTCTCAG GTTGTGAACATGATGGTCGATAGTGAGAAAGATTGGACACCTTACATGGAAATGGAATTTGATACACttgatgaggcttgggagcattGGTGCCATTATGGAAAACAAGTTGGATTCTCAACAAGAAAGAGTTTTTTAAATAGAAGCAAGTTAGATGAAAAAGTTACAACAAGGGGATCTGTATGTTCTAAACATGGTGTCCGTTTAGAAGACAAACGTAGGGTTCATAGCAGCCATAGAGATGAGACAAGAACGAATTGTCATGCAAGGCTACTTGTTCGCTTGAAACGAGAAAGTG TACGTAGTGCTGGAATCAAGCCTAAGGACGCACATGAGTTGATGAGTAGAGAGGCTGGCGGCAGGGATAGCCTTGGATACATTGCCAATGATCATAAAACTTATCTCAAaacaagaagagagaaagcTATGAAGTATGGGGAAGCTGGCTGCATTTTAAGGTACTTTCAAGATGAACAAATTAATAATCCTTCATTTCATTATGTGGTTCAATTAGATAATGAAGAGCAaattactaattttttttgggcTGATGCAAGAATGATTATTGATTATGGTTATTTTGGGGATGTAGTCACTTTTGGTACTACATATGGTACTAACAAAAATCTAAGACCTCTAGGTGTATTTATTGGATTTAATCACCATAAAGGTGTAGCCATTTTTGGTGCTGCTCTGCTTTATAATAAGATAGTAGATTCTTTCAAGTGGCTGTTTAGAAGCTTCTTAGATGCACAGAATGGGAAACGGCCTCAAACAATATTTACGGATCAAGATGCTACAATGGCTAGAGCATTGAAAGACGAGATGCCTAATACTTTTCATGGGCTATGTAATTGGCATATAATGCAAAATGCTATAAAGCACTTAGGTAATCGTATGAAGGATGATGATTCTTCTCTGCTTAAGGACTTTAAGAAGTGTATGTTTGAATATGAAAGTGAGACTGAATTTGAAGAAGCTTGGAAAATATTGCGTGAGACTTATAGTGTTCAAGATTCAAGTTGGCTAGATGGTATATACCAATTGAAAGAGAAGTGGGCTAAATGTCATTTGAAGAAAGCATTTACTCTTGGAATGCGGAGTACTCAACTAAGTGAAAGTTTGAATGCGGATGTGAAAGATTATCTGAAGTCAGATCTaaatattgttgatttttttgaacaatttgagagggTGGTAAGgcagaagagagaaaaagagttGTTGGCAGAATTTAACTCAAGGGAAAAAATACCTACATTATCTTTGAAGAGGTCTGCCATATTGCAACAAGCTGCCCGG